The genomic region AGCCCGCCGCAACAGTCGCAACACACGGTTACCCTCGGGGCTGTCCGGTAGGTAGGCCACACGATCTGTGCCTGGATACCGCACCCCAGGGTTCGGGTGCTCTTGCTGGAAAAAtagaatacaataaaaaaaatatacacaaactaAAAGGAAGACTGCATTGTGATGATTGCTATTCAGTTCAGTCAAATGGCAGAATAAGACAGCAAATCACAGTAAAGTCGAAATACTTACTGATTGGAACCCTGGTGGGAAACTATAGATAATGCAAATGCAGCCATAGCCCTCATGCCCAGGCAACTCCAGATCTGGGTCTCTTTCCACCATCATGCTACCATTTCCTGGCTGATTCCCAATGAGCTGGCCATAAACGAGCCTGCACACAGGACAAGCCTTCTTCACCTGGAATGCCTGTTCCAGGCAAGAACGGCAGAACGAATGGCTGCACTTCTCCAAAGTAGTCTTCTCCACCATCTCTCCCATGCAGATGGAGCAGATGGCGCTGTCGTCTTCGCTTGAACGGCCTGCTCCTGAATCACAATCCGTCTTTGCTGTGGCTTCGTGCAACATGGGCAAAACGGTGCAGGAGTCCATCTCAGCGCTTTTCCTGCACCTTTGCTGCTGCCTCTGGGATCGACGTGgctgtggaggaggaggaggaagcaaACTGCCCTCAGCGTCCGTTTCCACCACCCCAATACAGGGTAACAGAGAGCGCTTCCTCTTTGGAGCAGCTTCCTGTTTGGTCATCTCCTTGCGGGCACAGCGGCACAGGTCTATAAAGGCTTTGCGTGTGGCAGGTGAGACTGGGCCTTCCATCAAGCTGGTCCTGCCCTCCACCGGGGAAAGTCTTACAGCACAGCAGCCTCCACGCTCACCACGGCGCACGATGCCAGCGCTCAGTCCCTGTTTATCCTCAAAGTCAAGCAGCCACGGCCTCCCGGCTGCTGCCAGGTAATCCCACACAGCCTGAGACACCAGTACCTCATCACTGCCCTGGCCTGTGCGCACACTCATCTCATCAGATGAAACTAGGCACAGAAATCAAGGTGAGAGGACAAACCCAAAACAATCCTCACTAGGTATGTTTACATGAACCCATTTTCATTGATCTGAATGAATTCGAATCCAATTGCAGATTATGAAAGTACAGTTTATATGTACCTTAAACATTGAAATCCGATTCAAATATGCATTTACATGTGCATTACATATATTTAGAACAAAACTCATACTACTGCACGGcgcaagatatatatatattttatctgaTTGAGAAAATAGTCAGATTCAAACGTTTAcatggctattttttttttccatatttacCTGATCATTTCAAATCTACACCACCCCTTTCAATCCGATCGATATTTCATTAGGATCGAGCTCCATCGGATCGATCGAGATGTTTACATGAAGGCTTTTCGATCCGATTTAGCCATCAATCCGATTACTAACGGATTCTTTGGTTGCATGTAACCGTACCTAATGTGTTTatattaacaaaacaaatgcagcatGGCTCCATCAAATCTCTTCACACTAAATGTACCTCTACTAAGGAAACC from Ictalurus furcatus strain D&B chromosome 15, Billie_1.0, whole genome shotgun sequence harbors:
- the dtx3 gene encoding probable E3 ubiquitin-protein ligase DTX3 isoform X1 translates to MLPSDLNRFPGAVDYQYTELFRQHRRVISKPAVKGEFMGSQVSSDEMSVRTGQGSDEVLVSQAVWDYLAAAGRPWLLDFEDKQGLSAGIVRRGERGGCCAVRLSPVEGRTSLMEGPVSPATRKAFIDLCRCARKEMTKQEAAPKRKRSLLPCIGVVETDAEGSLLPPPPPQPRRSQRQQQRCRKSAEMDSCTVLPMLHEATAKTDCDSGAGRSSEDDSAICSICMGEMVEKTTLEKCSHSFCRSCLEQAFQVKKACPVCRLVYGQLIGNQPGNGSMMVERDPDLELPGHEGYGCICIIYSFPPGFQSQEHPNPGVRYPGTDRVAYLPDSPEGNRVLRLLRRAFEQRLIFTIGTSMTTGMHNVITWNDIHHKTSIWGGPRCFGYPDPTYLVRVTEELREKGITAD
- the dtx3 gene encoding probable E3 ubiquitin-protein ligase DTX3 isoform X2; translation: MSVRTGQGSDEVLVSQAVWDYLAAAGRPWLLDFEDKQGLSAGIVRRGERGGCCAVRLSPVEGRTSLMEGPVSPATRKAFIDLCRCARKEMTKQEAAPKRKRSLLPCIGVVETDAEGSLLPPPPPQPRRSQRQQQRCRKSAEMDSCTVLPMLHEATAKTDCDSGAGRSSEDDSAICSICMGEMVEKTTLEKCSHSFCRSCLEQAFQVKKACPVCRLVYGQLIGNQPGNGSMMVERDPDLELPGHEGYGCICIIYSFPPGFQSQEHPNPGVRYPGTDRVAYLPDSPEGNRVLRLLRRAFEQRLIFTIGTSMTTGMHNVITWNDIHHKTSIWGGPRCFGYPDPTYLVRVTEELREKGITAD